One stretch of Vespula vulgaris chromosome 20, iyVesVulg1.1, whole genome shotgun sequence DNA includes these proteins:
- the LOC127071082 gene encoding kielin/chordin-like protein produces MTKPSDNRSLLFEKFALLFLLTIVSINAKKECDLNNCPGPLKYYENLDCKPVYEKEGDCCAIRYDCDHLKLRSKNKCYVNGHEYSIGEHLKEEDSNPCDIGCICRQGLDDIASFVCAVVDCFHGPQNPNCYFKHSPDNCCPGPEVCVNDLKDRATCMVDGKLYYDGDYFTVESDPDLNCNCQPGYKGENVEPFCKKPNHPYCSPDFRSAYDIYNNCAPVYYDNQSPQTGCNLSTRCQNANDTVIHNHEEAKHAGEDEDDTMLCKFGNLKMHLGDELNQPANEFTCMKCLCEVPPIPTCQYLPPTEKCN; encoded by the coding sequence ATGACGAAACCCAGTGACAaccgttctcttctcttcgagaAATTCGCGTTATTATTTCTCCTTACCATCGTTTCAATTAACGCGAAAAAGGAATGCGATCTTAACAATTGTCCTGGACCATTGaagtattatgaaaatttggATTGCAAGCCTGTTtatgagaaagaaggagattgCTGTGCCATTCGTTATGACTGTGATCATTTAAAATTGAGATCTAAGAATAAGTGTTACGTTAATGGACATGAATATTCGATCGGTGAACATCTGAAGGAAGAGGATAGCAATCCTTGTGATATTGGTTGCATCTGTCGACAAGGATTAGACGATATAGCTTCCTTCGTATGTGCAGTAGTCGATTGTTTCCATGGTCCGCAAAATCCAAATTGTTATTTCAAACATTCACCGGACAATTGTTGTCCCGGACCGGAAGTTTGTGTAAATGATTTAAAGGATAGAGCGACCTGTATGGTTGACGGTAAATTGTATTACGATGGTGATTACTTCACAGTCGAATCTGATCCTGATTTGAATTGCAATTGTCAACCCGGTTACAAAGGTGAAAATGTTGAACCATTTTGCAAGAAACCAAATCATCCATATTGCAGTCCAGACTTTCGTAGCGcttatgatatttataataactgTGCACCGGTTTATTACGATAATCAATCTCCTCAAACGGGTTGTAATCTTTCGACGAGATGTCAGAATGCCAATGACACTGTCATTCATAATCACGAGGAAGCAAAACATGCaggagaagacgaagatgatACTATGTTGTGTAAATTTGGTAATTTGAAAATGCATTTAGGTGACGAATTGAATCAACCTGCCAATGAATTCACATGTATGAAATGTTTGTGCGAGGTACCACCAATACCAACATGTCAATATCTTCCACCAACCGAGAAATGTAACTAA